In the genome of Streptomyces sp. V2I9, one region contains:
- a CDS encoding DUF6716 putative glycosyltransferase, which translates to MPPRTSNQADQAETPAAPRPALRVAVLADSDTRWKWGALTARRLTSGSGERGARPVEVSGLLLRGRATPTPRQLAEVGEVGIDAARVREVTAVEFLHTVRDEAYDVVVLALVGGGVQAMLHGLAALSLPRRPVVVTGYVGVVYEKLADGLLLRHGADVVLANSAHDAERFRAVYEGVGADASAVTEAALPFLGGAPYRPEEGRDTVVFAAQPSVPATRADRTYLLRRLVEHARLHPRREVLLKLRSKPGEHTTHIEELPYQKLAQRLPGGLPPNFRLVYGHMGEVLDRTDLLVTVSSTAALESLHRRIPTAILTDLGVREPLGNHHFVGSGLLTSWDRLDGGTRPRPDPEWVARQGVAADGSYGTAYDTARAKVTALLDGGELPPLAPYYTPATAPGYLPGILARHHLAPDGTPLPGAAAPQEPGRVRGAVRETVRNAARGAYRHGVQRVAPVIRRMGEL; encoded by the coding sequence GTGCCCCCACGTACCAGCAATCAGGCCGATCAGGCCGAAACCCCCGCCGCGCCCCGACCGGCGCTGAGGGTCGCCGTCCTCGCCGACTCCGACACCCGGTGGAAATGGGGCGCGCTCACCGCGCGCCGCCTGACCTCCGGGTCCGGTGAGCGGGGCGCGCGCCCCGTCGAGGTCAGCGGGCTGCTGCTGCGCGGCCGGGCCACGCCGACGCCCCGCCAGCTCGCGGAGGTCGGCGAGGTCGGGATCGACGCCGCGCGGGTCCGTGAGGTCACCGCCGTCGAGTTCCTGCACACCGTGCGCGACGAGGCGTACGACGTCGTCGTCCTCGCCCTCGTCGGCGGCGGCGTCCAGGCCATGCTGCACGGCCTGGCCGCGCTGAGCCTCCCGCGCCGTCCCGTCGTCGTCACCGGATACGTCGGCGTCGTCTACGAGAAGCTGGCCGACGGGCTCCTGCTCCGCCACGGCGCGGACGTCGTCCTCGCCAACTCGGCCCACGACGCGGAGCGCTTCCGCGCGGTGTACGAAGGCGTGGGCGCCGACGCCTCGGCGGTCACCGAGGCGGCCCTCCCCTTCCTCGGCGGAGCCCCCTACCGCCCCGAAGAGGGCCGCGACACCGTGGTGTTCGCCGCCCAGCCCTCCGTACCGGCGACGCGCGCCGACCGTACGTACCTGCTGCGCCGGCTCGTCGAGCACGCCCGGCTGCACCCGCGCCGCGAGGTGCTGCTGAAGCTGCGCTCCAAGCCCGGCGAGCACACCACGCACATCGAGGAACTGCCCTACCAGAAGCTCGCGCAGCGGCTGCCCGGCGGCCTGCCGCCCAACTTCCGCCTGGTGTACGGGCACATGGGCGAGGTCCTGGACCGCACCGACCTCCTGGTCACGGTCTCCTCGACCGCCGCGCTGGAATCGCTGCACCGCCGCATCCCGACCGCGATCCTCACCGACCTCGGCGTCCGCGAGCCGCTCGGCAACCACCACTTCGTCGGCTCCGGGCTCCTCACCTCGTGGGACCGGCTCGACGGCGGGACGCGGCCCCGGCCGGACCCGGAGTGGGTGGCCCGGCAGGGCGTCGCCGCCGACGGCTCGTACGGCACCGCCTACGACACCGCCCGCGCCAAGGTCACCGCCCTCCTCGACGGCGGCGAACTCCCGCCGCTCGCCCCCTACTACACGCCCGCGACCGCCCCCGGCTACCTCCCCGGCATCCTCGCCCGCCACCACCTGGCCCCCGACGGCACGCCCCTGCCCGGCGCCGCCGCACCGCAGGAGCCGGGCCGGGTCCGGGGCGCGGTCCGCGAAACCGTCCGCAACGCGGCCCGCGGCGCCTACCGCCACGGCGTCCAGCGCGTCGCGCCGGTGATCCGCCGGATGGGGGAGCTGTGA
- a CDS encoding amidohydrolase yields the protein MKSRASRPHDLPDAEQPGGGGLPGRLPDELRAELIAFRRDLHMHPELGNQEFRTTAAIKDRLEMAGLKPRVLRVGTGLMCDVGEWDGVTPMLALRADIDALPIPDTKTGVPYRSTVPDRAHACGHDVHTTTVLGAGLVLAGLDRQGRLPNAVRLIFQPAEEVLPGGAVDAIESGVLEGVGRIIGVHCDPKVDAGRIGLRVGAITSACDRLEISLDGPGGHTARPHLTTDLVTAAARIAVDVPALLARRVDARAGLALTWGRLETGHAPNVIPQHAELSGTVRCLNLDAWREAPDLVHAAVDEVAGMHRAKTVITYVRGVPPVVNDAESIGLLDAAMTERRGSYAIEDTEQSLGGEDFSWYLEQVPGAMARLGVRPPGDTRGLDLHRGNFDVDEEAITVGVELFTAAALLDGHR from the coding sequence GTGAAGTCCCGCGCCTCCCGCCCCCACGACCTGCCCGACGCCGAGCAGCCGGGGGGAGGCGGCCTGCCGGGGCGGCTCCCGGACGAGCTCCGTGCCGAGCTGATCGCCTTCCGCCGGGATCTGCACATGCACCCCGAGCTGGGCAACCAGGAGTTCCGCACCACCGCCGCCATCAAGGACCGGCTGGAGATGGCCGGGCTCAAGCCGCGGGTCCTGCGGGTCGGGACCGGGCTCATGTGCGACGTGGGGGAGTGGGACGGGGTGACGCCCATGCTGGCGTTGCGGGCGGACATCGACGCGCTGCCGATCCCGGACACCAAGACGGGCGTTCCTTACCGGTCCACCGTTCCCGACCGGGCCCACGCCTGCGGGCACGACGTGCACACCACCACCGTGCTCGGCGCGGGTCTCGTGCTCGCCGGGCTCGACCGGCAGGGGCGGCTGCCCAACGCCGTGCGGCTGATCTTCCAGCCCGCCGAGGAGGTCCTGCCCGGCGGCGCGGTCGACGCGATCGAGTCCGGGGTGCTGGAGGGCGTCGGGCGGATCATCGGCGTCCACTGCGACCCGAAGGTGGACGCCGGGCGGATCGGGCTGCGCGTCGGGGCCATCACCTCGGCCTGCGACCGGCTGGAGATCAGTCTCGACGGCCCCGGCGGCCACACCGCCCGGCCGCACCTGACCACCGACCTGGTCACCGCCGCCGCCCGGATCGCCGTGGACGTGCCCGCGCTGCTCGCCCGCCGGGTCGACGCCCGCGCCGGGCTCGCGCTGACCTGGGGCCGGCTGGAGACCGGGCACGCCCCCAACGTCATCCCGCAACACGCCGAGCTGTCCGGCACCGTCCGCTGCCTCAACCTGGACGCCTGGCGCGAAGCCCCCGACCTGGTGCACGCCGCCGTGGACGAGGTGGCCGGAATGCACCGGGCCAAGACCGTCATCACCTACGTGCGCGGGGTGCCGCCCGTGGTGAACGACGCCGAGTCCATCGGCCTGCTGGACGCGGCGATGACCGAGCGCCGCGGATCGTACGCCATCGAGGACACCGAACAGAGCCTGGGCGGCGAGGACTTCTCCTGGTACCTGGAGCAGGTCCCCGGCGCGATGGCCCGCCTCGGCGTCCGGCCGCCGGGCGACACGCGCGGGCTCGACCTCCATCGGGGCAACTTCGACGTCGACGAAGAGGCGATCACCGTGGGTGTGGAGCTGTTCACCGCCGCGGCACTGCTCGACGGACACCGTTAG
- a CDS encoding N-acetylneuraminate synthase family protein, with protein MSTSRLRTFGTRTAGPGNPVYITGEIGINHNGDLDNAIALIDAAAEAGCDAVKFQKRTPEICTPRDQWDIERDTPWGRMTYIDYRHRVEFGEAEYTAIAEHCAKRGIDWFASPWDTEAVAFLEKFDVPAHKVASASLTDDELLRALRATGRTIILSTGMSTPKQIRHAVEVLGSDNILLCHATSTYPAKAEELNLRVINTLQQEYPNVPIGYSGHETGLQTTLAAVALGATFVERHITLDRAMWGSDQAASVEPQGLTRLVRDIRTIEQSLGDGVKKVYESELGPMKKLRRVAGVVAETENAPAPEPVAV; from the coding sequence ATGAGCACCTCCCGCCTGCGCACCTTCGGCACCCGCACCGCCGGCCCCGGCAACCCCGTCTACATCACGGGCGAGATCGGCATCAACCACAACGGCGACCTCGACAACGCCATCGCGCTGATCGACGCGGCCGCCGAAGCAGGCTGCGACGCCGTCAAGTTCCAGAAGCGCACCCCGGAGATCTGCACCCCGCGCGACCAGTGGGACATCGAGCGCGACACCCCCTGGGGCCGGATGACGTACATCGACTACCGCCACCGCGTCGAGTTCGGCGAGGCCGAGTACACCGCCATCGCCGAGCACTGCGCGAAGCGCGGCATCGACTGGTTCGCCTCCCCGTGGGACACCGAGGCCGTCGCCTTCCTGGAGAAGTTCGACGTCCCCGCCCACAAGGTGGCCTCCGCCTCGCTCACCGACGACGAGCTGCTGCGCGCCCTGCGCGCCACCGGCCGCACGATTATCCTCTCCACCGGCATGTCCACCCCGAAGCAGATCCGCCACGCGGTCGAGGTCCTGGGCAGCGACAACATCCTGCTCTGCCACGCCACGTCGACGTACCCGGCGAAGGCCGAGGAGCTGAACCTGCGGGTCATCAACACCCTCCAGCAGGAGTACCCGAACGTCCCGATCGGCTACTCCGGCCACGAGACCGGCCTCCAGACCACCCTGGCCGCCGTCGCGCTGGGCGCCACGTTCGTCGAGCGCCACATCACGCTGGACCGCGCCATGTGGGGCTCCGACCAGGCCGCCTCCGTCGAGCCGCAGGGCCTGACCCGCCTGGTCCGCGACATCCGCACCATCGAGCAGTCGCTCGGCGACGGCGTCAAGAAGGTGTACGAGTCCGAGCTCGGCCCGATGAAGAAGCTCCGCCGCGTCGCGGGCGTCGTCGCCGAGACCGAGAACGCGCCGGCCCCCGAGCCGGTCGCGGTCTGA
- a CDS encoding acyltransferase: protein MTGERAGTATLPVQEGRPAEPARTDPPPKQRSRLAALDGLRILAALMVCLYHYAGKEGPVAESWGQSPAHLFPTLSSFATYGSLGVQLFFIISGFVICMSSWGRSVGDFFRSRVARLYPAYWAAIVVVTAAAVLLPVVVEPLRPDELLVNLTMLQQPLGVDRVLGVCWTLWVELRFYVLFAVFVVWRGVTYRRVVVFCCGWTLAGAFARIADHPLTDALVMRDHAPYFIAGLALYLIHRHGSDLLLWGIVLVSWLLGQRYSVMALWHPGADGAFDRSPYAIQLIVTLSFVAVAAVALGWLCWADWRWLTFAGALTYPFYLLHEHLGWFVIRVLNRGLRIPPQLTLIATVSSILVLAYLMHRFVEKPVGPRLKRTMTEQSRRVRQIGSGA from the coding sequence ATGACGGGCGAGCGGGCGGGTACGGCGACACTTCCGGTCCAGGAGGGCCGGCCCGCCGAACCGGCGCGAACGGACCCGCCGCCGAAGCAGCGGAGCCGACTGGCGGCGCTGGACGGGCTGCGCATCCTGGCCGCGCTGATGGTCTGCCTCTACCACTACGCGGGCAAGGAAGGCCCGGTCGCCGAGTCCTGGGGGCAGTCGCCGGCGCACCTGTTCCCGACGCTGTCGTCGTTCGCCACGTACGGCAGCCTGGGGGTGCAGCTCTTCTTCATCATCAGCGGGTTCGTCATCTGCATGAGCAGCTGGGGCCGTTCGGTGGGCGACTTCTTCCGCTCCCGCGTCGCCCGCCTCTACCCGGCGTACTGGGCGGCGATCGTCGTCGTCACCGCGGCGGCCGTTCTGCTGCCGGTGGTCGTGGAGCCGCTGCGCCCGGACGAACTGCTGGTCAACCTGACGATGCTCCAGCAACCGTTGGGCGTGGACCGGGTCCTCGGGGTGTGCTGGACGCTCTGGGTGGAGCTGCGCTTCTACGTGCTGTTCGCCGTGTTCGTCGTCTGGCGCGGGGTCACCTACCGCCGGGTGGTCGTCTTCTGCTGCGGCTGGACGCTGGCGGGCGCCTTCGCCCGGATCGCCGACCATCCGCTGACCGACGCCCTGGTGATGCGGGACCACGCGCCGTACTTCATCGCCGGTCTCGCGCTCTACCTGATCCACCGGCACGGGAGCGACCTGCTGCTCTGGGGGATCGTGCTGGTCAGCTGGCTGCTGGGGCAGCGGTACTCCGTCATGGCCCTGTGGCATCCCGGCGCGGACGGCGCGTTCGACCGCTCTCCCTATGCGATCCAGCTGATCGTGACCCTCTCCTTCGTCGCGGTGGCCGCCGTGGCTCTGGGGTGGCTGTGCTGGGCCGACTGGCGGTGGCTGACGTTCGCGGGGGCGTTGACGTACCCCTTCTACCTGCTCCACGAGCACCTGGGCTGGTTCGTGATCCGGGTCCTGAACCGGGGCCTGCGCATACCGCCGCAGCTGACGCTGATCGCGACGGTGTCCTCGATCCTGGTCCTGGCCTACCTGATGCACCGGTTCGTCGAGAAGCCGGTCGGGCCCCGGCTGAAGCGGACGATGACGGAGCAGAGCCGGCGGGTCCGGCAGATAGGGTCCGGAGCCTGA
- a CDS encoding polysialyltransferase family glycosyltransferase, producing MSAIRSTQLFFAASQYAAATVTAAIRAGQFGPRAEHRRLLIVSDTSPAPEVGTPLDRMAGFGSLRPEFDEVHSWNAFIRPFHPAGWFPREQDTLLWERYLRLAWGLGDGPVEIACESIQANPSSAVAKIFGESPIHLYADGLMSYGPTRSKIDPLIGTRVQRLLHLDLVPGLRPLLMTEFDVEPEVVPTAEFLKVLGELASSAEEFAAPADAPALLLGQYLSAIDVLTADEEQELHLRMLRGTVALGHTQVVFKPHPAAPVSWSRALEEEAARLGAGLTVLDSPVIAEVVYERTRPALVVGAFSTALLTAATFYGIPVARVGTRDLLAALTPYQNSNRVPVTIVDALLPALEDREAVTSWRLPDADRVRAELSGLVTAVGFAMQPQIYPRLRPAAEEYLAAHPASASSPYFRRRRLTALALPGALPAQFDFIPRNATVRRIARQAAAWKRGAEQRLPRVRGTRG from the coding sequence ATGTCTGCCATCCGTTCCACCCAGCTCTTCTTCGCGGCCTCCCAGTACGCCGCGGCGACGGTGACCGCGGCGATCCGGGCCGGTCAGTTCGGCCCGCGCGCCGAGCACCGCCGGCTGCTGATCGTCAGTGACACCTCCCCCGCCCCCGAGGTGGGCACCCCGCTCGACCGGATGGCCGGATTCGGCTCGTTGCGGCCGGAGTTCGACGAGGTCCACTCGTGGAACGCGTTCATCAGGCCCTTCCACCCGGCCGGCTGGTTCCCCCGCGAGCAGGACACCCTCCTCTGGGAGCGGTACCTGCGGCTGGCCTGGGGGCTGGGCGACGGACCGGTGGAGATCGCCTGCGAGTCCATCCAGGCCAATCCGTCCAGCGCCGTGGCCAAGATCTTCGGCGAGAGCCCGATCCACCTCTACGCGGACGGGCTGATGAGTTACGGGCCCACCCGCAGCAAGATCGACCCGCTGATCGGCACCCGCGTGCAGCGCCTGCTCCACCTGGACCTGGTGCCGGGACTGCGGCCGCTGCTGATGACCGAGTTCGACGTCGAGCCGGAAGTCGTGCCGACCGCCGAGTTCCTCAAGGTCCTGGGCGAACTCGCATCTTCCGCCGAGGAGTTCGCCGCCCCGGCCGACGCACCGGCCCTGCTGCTCGGGCAGTACCTCTCCGCCATCGACGTCCTGACCGCCGACGAGGAGCAGGAGCTGCACCTGCGGATGCTGCGCGGCACGGTCGCGCTCGGCCACACGCAGGTGGTCTTCAAGCCGCACCCCGCCGCCCCGGTGAGCTGGTCGCGCGCGCTGGAGGAGGAGGCCGCGCGGCTCGGCGCCGGCCTCACCGTGCTGGACTCCCCGGTGATCGCCGAGGTGGTGTACGAGCGGACGCGTCCGGCGCTCGTGGTGGGCGCGTTCTCCACCGCGCTGCTGACCGCCGCGACGTTCTACGGGATTCCCGTCGCACGGGTCGGCACGAGGGACCTGCTCGCCGCGCTGACCCCGTACCAGAACAGCAACCGCGTCCCGGTCACGATCGTCGACGCCCTGCTGCCCGCCCTGGAGGACCGGGAGGCGGTCACCTCGTGGCGGCTGCCGGACGCGGACCGGGTGCGCGCGGAGCTGTCGGGCCTGGTCACGGCCGTCGGATTCGCCATGCAGCCGCAGATCTACCCGCGGCTGCGGCCCGCCGCCGAGGAGTACCTCGCCGCCCATCCGGCCTCGGCGTCGTCGCCGTACTTCCGCCGCCGCCGGCTCACCGCGCTCGCGCTGCCGGGGGCCCTTCCGGCGCAGTTCGACTTCATCCCGCGCAACGCGACGGTCCGCAGGATCGCCCGGCAGGCCGCCGCCTGGAAGCGGGGCGCGGAGCAGCGGCTCCCCCGTGTCCGCGGCACGCGCGGCTGA
- a CDS encoding N,N-dimethylformamidase beta subunit family domain-containing protein, translated as MSRRVALGTIGAGAIAVAGYQLRGEAESLPRRPAARTGKNPVARENRSTGSQEWRIGQGGTRAANDKDIQIQGYASATSVGRGESIGFHLSAHHAQECTVAIYRVGHYGGDGARHLLTSDPVRVEPRKRPAPDPDTGLIACAWPTTWTLDIPEAWVSGIHLAVFTSEDGFRSYTPFVVRDTRRRSDLLMVLPFTTYQAYNIWPFDGRTGKNLYKGYTAEGEIGGNEVRAFRVSFDRPYVNAGTPRWFEMDTATARWAEEAGYDITYASSVDLHEGRIDPGDYTAVVFSGHDEYWSKEMRDCAEDAVAAGTHLAFLASNNIYFHVRVEPSDDGRASRVVTCYKEAPDPEPGTAGPTVRWRKLSKKRRKAEQGLLGVQYNGILAEPVPLVVRESKHWFWKGTGLRDGDSIPDLVAVEADGFDPSMPRPANSTQTLLAASPYTDSWGRGRREHNASLCEDTEGTLVFVAGTFHWPLALNEPDHLDPLVQRATRNLVEKMLEPRR; from the coding sequence GTGTCCCGCCGTGTTGCGCTCGGAACCATCGGGGCCGGAGCCATAGCGGTGGCCGGCTACCAACTGCGCGGCGAGGCGGAGTCCCTGCCGAGACGCCCTGCCGCGCGTACGGGGAAGAACCCCGTCGCACGGGAGAACCGCTCCACCGGGTCCCAGGAGTGGCGCATCGGGCAGGGCGGTACACGGGCCGCCAATGACAAGGACATTCAGATACAGGGGTACGCCTCGGCCACTTCGGTCGGCCGTGGCGAATCGATCGGCTTTCACCTGTCGGCCCACCACGCCCAGGAATGCACCGTGGCGATCTACCGGGTGGGCCACTACGGCGGTGACGGAGCCCGGCACCTGCTGACCAGCGACCCGGTCCGGGTGGAGCCCCGGAAGCGGCCGGCTCCCGATCCGGACACCGGGCTCATAGCCTGCGCCTGGCCGACCACCTGGACCCTGGACATTCCGGAAGCCTGGGTGTCGGGGATCCATCTGGCGGTCTTCACCTCGGAAGACGGCTTCCGCAGCTACACACCGTTCGTCGTACGAGACACCCGGCGCCGGTCCGATCTCCTGATGGTGCTGCCCTTCACCACCTACCAGGCGTACAACATCTGGCCCTTCGACGGGCGCACCGGCAAGAACCTGTACAAGGGCTACACCGCCGAGGGCGAGATCGGTGGGAACGAGGTACGCGCCTTCCGGGTCTCCTTCGACAGGCCGTACGTGAACGCCGGGACACCACGGTGGTTCGAGATGGACACGGCCACGGCCCGGTGGGCGGAAGAGGCCGGGTACGACATCACCTACGCGAGCAGCGTTGATCTGCACGAGGGGCGGATCGACCCGGGCGACTACACCGCGGTGGTCTTCTCCGGGCATGACGAATACTGGTCCAAGGAGATGCGCGACTGCGCCGAGGACGCGGTGGCCGCCGGGACCCATCTCGCCTTCCTCGCCTCGAACAACATCTACTTCCACGTCCGCGTCGAGCCCTCCGACGACGGCCGCGCAAGCCGGGTGGTCACGTGCTACAAGGAGGCTCCCGACCCCGAACCGGGCACCGCGGGCCCCACCGTGCGCTGGCGCAAGCTGTCCAAGAAGCGGCGCAAAGCAGAGCAAGGGCTGCTGGGCGTGCAGTACAACGGCATTCTCGCCGAGCCCGTACCGCTCGTGGTCCGGGAGAGCAAGCACTGGTTCTGGAAGGGGACCGGGCTGCGGGACGGTGACAGCATTCCGGATCTGGTGGCAGTGGAGGCCGACGGGTTCGATCCCTCGATGCCCCGCCCGGCGAACAGCACCCAGACGCTCCTGGCAGCTTCCCCGTACACCGACAGCTGGGGCCGGGGCCGCCGGGAGCACAACGCCAGTCTGTGCGAGGACACCGAGGGAACGCTGGTCTTCGTCGCGGGGACGTTCCACTGGCCGCTCGCGCTGAACGAACCCGACCACCTCGACCCGCTGGTCCAGCGGGCCACCCGGAACCTGGTGGAGAAGATGCTGGAGCCGCGCCGCTAG
- a CDS encoding acylneuraminate cytidylyltransferase has translation MQPPPTPTVVAVIPARGGSKGVPAKNLAEVGGIPLVARAVRAALGAPEVTDVVVTTDDGTIAEAARAAAADLRAAHRLHCVERPAAIAGDTATSEAAVLHALDVYEAERARTVDVVLLVQCTSPFVSPEDIDGVARAVAHEGADTAVTVAPFHGFVWRDGHAVEEGTYGVNHDKSVRPRRQDRPQDLLETGAAYAMDAAGFRTHRHRFFGHTALVRTDPARVLEIDDPHDLARARALAPLLDPSPLPSLADVDAVVLDFDGTQTDDRVMIDSDGRETVAVHRGDGLGIAALRKAGVPLLILSTEQNPVVAARARKLQVPVLHGIDRKDEALKRWCDEHAIAPDRVLYVGNDVNDLPCFSLAGWPVAVAGAHDSVRAAARAVTTTPGGYGAIREIAAWLLGPTLTHTPSPSVPTT, from the coding sequence ATGCAGCCGCCCCCGACCCCGACCGTCGTCGCCGTGATCCCCGCCCGCGGGGGGTCCAAGGGCGTCCCCGCCAAAAACCTCGCCGAGGTCGGCGGCATCCCGCTGGTCGCCCGCGCCGTCCGCGCCGCGCTCGGCGCCCCCGAGGTCACCGACGTCGTCGTCACCACCGACGACGGGACGATCGCCGAGGCCGCCCGCGCAGCCGCCGCCGACCTCCGGGCCGCCCACCGGCTGCACTGCGTGGAGCGCCCCGCCGCCATCGCGGGCGACACCGCCACCAGCGAAGCGGCCGTCCTGCACGCCCTGGACGTCTACGAGGCGGAGCGCGCCAGGACCGTCGACGTGGTCCTCCTCGTCCAGTGCACCAGCCCCTTCGTCTCCCCCGAGGACATCGACGGCGTGGCCCGCGCGGTCGCCCACGAGGGCGCGGACACGGCCGTCACGGTCGCCCCGTTCCACGGCTTCGTCTGGCGCGACGGGCACGCGGTCGAGGAGGGCACGTACGGCGTCAACCACGACAAGTCCGTACGCCCCCGCCGCCAGGACCGCCCCCAGGACCTCCTGGAGACCGGCGCCGCCTACGCGATGGACGCGGCGGGCTTCCGTACCCACCGTCACCGCTTCTTCGGCCACACCGCCCTCGTCCGCACCGACCCGGCGCGGGTGCTGGAGATCGACGACCCGCACGACCTGGCCCGCGCCCGCGCGCTCGCCCCGCTCCTGGACCCCTCCCCGCTGCCCTCCCTCGCGGACGTGGACGCGGTGGTCCTGGACTTCGACGGCACCCAGACCGACGACCGGGTCATGATCGACTCGGACGGCCGCGAGACCGTCGCCGTGCACCGGGGCGACGGCCTGGGCATCGCCGCCCTGCGCAAGGCCGGGGTCCCCCTCCTGATCCTCTCCACCGAGCAGAACCCGGTCGTCGCCGCCCGCGCCCGCAAGCTCCAGGTCCCCGTCCTGCACGGCATCGACCGCAAGGACGAGGCGCTGAAGCGGTGGTGCGACGAGCACGCCATCGCCCCCGACCGGGTCCTCTACGTCGGCAACGACGTCAACGACCTCCCCTGCTTCTCGCTCGCCGGCTGGCCCGTCGCGGTCGCCGGCGCCCACGACTCGGTACGCGCCGCCGCGCGCGCCGTCACGACCACCCCCGGCGGCTACGGCGCCATCCGCGAGATCGCGGCCTGGCTGCTCGGCCCCACCCTGACCCACACCCCCTCCCCCTCTGTCCCCACCACGTAA
- a CDS encoding glycosyltransferase family 2 protein has protein sequence MVKLSVIVPFYNVQTYAPDTLRSLRANARDDFEFLLVDDRSTDGTAEILQRAAKDIPGARVIVHERNGGLATARNTGLDAADGEYLTFLDGDDWLAPGYFADLVAAAERLECDFVRTDHVQATGRTRTVHRVPHGLRNVVLSPRSVILPVDRTTSVDYPYAWAGIYHRRLLDRGLLHFTDGLRTAEDRPWIWRLHREAESFAAVGLLGLFYRRGVASSLTQIGDVRQLDFIRAFDQIVEETSRDPDADVLLPKAVRTYCAVMAHHLGSIERFEPAVARTLRTMSATALRRLPAELLDETLHSLGDRRAALLRRVRRRPGTEPAPAVTPAAASGARA, from the coding sequence GTGGTTAAGCTCTCCGTCATCGTGCCGTTCTACAACGTGCAGACATACGCGCCCGACACCCTCAGAAGCCTGCGTGCCAACGCCCGCGACGATTTCGAGTTCCTCCTCGTCGACGACCGGTCGACCGACGGGACGGCCGAGATCCTCCAGCGCGCCGCGAAGGACATTCCCGGTGCGCGGGTGATCGTCCATGAGCGCAACGGCGGTCTGGCCACGGCCAGGAACACCGGCCTGGACGCGGCGGACGGGGAGTACCTGACCTTCCTGGACGGCGACGACTGGCTGGCCCCCGGCTACTTCGCGGACCTGGTCGCCGCGGCCGAGCGGCTGGAGTGCGACTTCGTCCGCACGGACCACGTCCAGGCCACCGGCCGTACGCGGACGGTGCACCGGGTGCCGCACGGGCTGCGGAACGTGGTGCTCAGCCCGCGCTCGGTGATCCTCCCGGTCGACCGCACCACGTCGGTGGACTACCCGTACGCCTGGGCCGGCATCTACCACCGCCGCCTCCTCGACCGGGGGCTGCTGCACTTCACCGACGGCCTGCGCACCGCCGAGGACCGGCCGTGGATCTGGCGGCTGCACCGGGAGGCGGAGAGCTTCGCCGCGGTCGGCCTGCTCGGCCTCTTCTACCGGCGCGGGGTCGCTTCCTCGCTCACCCAGATCGGCGATGTCCGGCAGCTCGATTTCATCCGGGCGTTCGACCAGATCGTCGAGGAGACGTCGCGGGACCCCGACGCGGACGTCCTGCTGCCGAAGGCCGTGCGGACGTACTGCGCGGTCATGGCCCACCATCTCGGTTCCATCGAACGGTTCGAACCGGCCGTGGCGCGGACGCTGCGCACCATGAGCGCCACCGCCCTGCGCAGGCTCCCCGCCGAGCTGCTCGACGAGACCCTCCACTCCCTGGGCGACCGGCGCGCCGCCCTGCTCCGCCGGGTGCGCCGCCGCCCCGGCACGGAGCCCGCCCCCGCCGTCACACCTGCCGCCGCCTCCGGAGCCCGCGCCTGA